The following are encoded together in the Halomonas halophila genome:
- the rbfA gene encoding 30S ribosome-binding factor RbfA translates to MREFKRTDRVADQLQKELAVLIQREIKDPRLGMVTVSGVTVSRDLGYADVYVTLLGEQDAERIKENLGVLKRAAGFLRGQIARRIKLRHVPELRFHFDESVVRGQQLSSLIDEAVASDRDRHDDETEGDGGERGEGERD, encoded by the coding sequence ATGCGCGAGTTCAAGCGTACCGACCGGGTAGCCGACCAGCTCCAGAAGGAGCTGGCGGTACTCATCCAGCGCGAGATCAAGGATCCGCGCCTGGGCATGGTCACCGTCAGCGGGGTCACGGTCAGCCGTGACCTCGGCTATGCCGACGTCTACGTGACGCTGCTCGGCGAGCAGGATGCCGAGCGCATCAAGGAAAACCTCGGCGTGCTCAAGCGTGCCGCCGGTTTCCTGCGCGGGCAGATCGCCCGTCGCATCAAGCTGCGTCACGTGCCGGAGCTGCGCTTCCACTTCGACGAGAGCGTGGTGCGTGGCCAGCAGCTGTCCTCGCTGATCGACGAGGCGGTGGCGAGCGATCGCGACCGTCACGACGACGAGACCGAGGGTGACGGCGGCGAGCGCGGCGAGGGAGAGCGGGACTGA
- the infB gene encoding translation initiation factor IF-2 — protein sequence MSEMTVKDFAAKVGREVPRLLEQMKEAGLEHKSEGDAVSEEDKRQLLDYLTKSHGGSAEKAAPKNRITLTRKTRSRIKSGDRGKSIEVQVRKKRTYVKREEEKPAEEPKSQDHGPRQLVGDMAEAEAKRQAEEEQRAAEQAARAAEEKAQAEKAKADAEAAAKAEPEIPVPELETPAPSEQPPAPPKEGRTDRRAAPAGKKAGKKGRHEREDDRGDREERRRGGKKAKRAERRGGRRGGSQGGGKHGFQKPTQPIVREVSIPESISVADLADKMSIKANEVIKTMFTMGAAVTINQTIDQDTAAIVVEEMGHKPKLVKDDALETEVLENISYEGDEITRSPVVTVMGHVDHGKTSLLDYIRRAKVATGEAGGITQHIGAYHVEDDHGGVTFLDTPGHAAFTAMRARGAKATDVVVLVVAADDGVMPQTIEAIEHSKAAGVPMVVAVNKIDKQGADPDRVKNELSQHGVISEEWGGDTQFVHVSAKSGDGIEGLLESIQLVSEVLELKAVPEAPGKGVVVESRLDKGRGPVATVLVQNGTLKKGDIVLAGLHYGRVRALINELGQQVDDAGPAMPVEIQGLDGTPEAGDDFMVLDDEKKAREVANFRQGKYREVRLARQQKAKLENMFSQMGQEEVAKVNIVLKADVQGSLEAIKGALEELSTDEVQVAVVSSGVGGITGTDANLALASDAIVVGFNVRADAAAREIIEREGLDLRYYSVIYQLIDEVKQAMSGMLAPEWKEEIVGVAEVRDVFKAPKIGAVAGCMVVEGTVYRHKKIRVLRENVVIYEGELESLRRYKDDVNEVRNGIECGIGVKNYNDVQVGDKIEVFDQVKVERTL from the coding sequence ATGTCAGAAATGACCGTTAAGGATTTTGCAGCGAAGGTGGGGCGTGAAGTGCCCCGTCTGCTGGAACAGATGAAAGAAGCCGGGCTCGAGCACAAGTCCGAGGGCGACGCCGTGTCCGAAGAGGACAAACGTCAGCTGCTGGACTACCTCACCAAGAGTCACGGCGGGAGCGCCGAGAAGGCCGCGCCCAAGAACCGTATCACCCTGACCCGCAAGACGCGCAGCCGCATCAAGAGCGGCGACCGGGGCAAGAGCATCGAGGTGCAGGTCCGCAAGAAGCGCACCTACGTCAAGCGCGAGGAAGAGAAGCCCGCCGAGGAGCCGAAGTCGCAGGATCACGGTCCGCGTCAGCTGGTCGGTGACATGGCCGAGGCCGAAGCCAAGCGTCAGGCCGAGGAAGAGCAGCGCGCCGCCGAGCAGGCGGCCCGCGCGGCCGAGGAAAAGGCCCAGGCCGAGAAGGCCAAGGCCGACGCCGAGGCGGCCGCCAAGGCCGAGCCGGAGATCCCGGTGCCGGAGCTGGAAACCCCGGCGCCGTCCGAGCAGCCGCCGGCCCCGCCGAAGGAAGGCCGCACCGACCGCCGCGCCGCACCGGCCGGCAAGAAGGCCGGCAAGAAGGGCCGTCACGAGCGCGAGGACGACCGTGGCGATCGCGAAGAGCGTCGTCGCGGCGGCAAGAAGGCCAAGCGCGCCGAGCGTCGCGGCGGCCGTCGCGGTGGCAGCCAGGGCGGCGGCAAGCACGGCTTCCAGAAGCCGACGCAGCCGATCGTCCGCGAGGTCTCCATCCCCGAGTCGATCAGCGTCGCCGACCTGGCCGACAAGATGTCCATCAAGGCGAACGAGGTCATCAAGACCATGTTCACCATGGGCGCGGCGGTGACCATCAACCAGACCATCGATCAGGACACCGCGGCCATCGTGGTCGAGGAAATGGGTCACAAGCCCAAGCTGGTCAAGGACGATGCGCTGGAGACCGAGGTCCTCGAGAACATCTCCTATGAAGGCGATGAGATCACCCGTTCGCCGGTCGTGACCGTCATGGGTCACGTCGACCACGGCAAGACCTCGCTGCTCGACTACATCCGTCGCGCCAAGGTCGCCACCGGCGAGGCCGGCGGCATCACCCAGCACATCGGCGCCTACCACGTCGAGGACGATCACGGCGGCGTGACCTTCCTCGATACCCCGGGCCACGCGGCGTTCACCGCCATGCGTGCTCGCGGTGCCAAGGCCACCGACGTGGTGGTGCTGGTCGTGGCTGCCGATGACGGCGTCATGCCCCAGACCATCGAGGCCATCGAGCACTCGAAGGCCGCCGGCGTGCCGATGGTCGTCGCGGTCAACAAGATCGACAAGCAGGGCGCCGATCCGGACCGGGTCAAGAACGAGCTGTCCCAGCACGGCGTGATCTCGGAAGAGTGGGGTGGCGACACCCAGTTCGTGCACGTCTCCGCCAAGTCCGGCGATGGCATCGAGGGCCTGCTCGAGTCGATCCAGCTGGTCTCCGAAGTGCTCGAGCTCAAGGCCGTCCCCGAGGCGCCCGGCAAGGGCGTGGTGGTCGAGTCTCGCCTGGACAAGGGCCGTGGCCCGGTGGCCACCGTGCTGGTCCAGAACGGCACCCTGAAGAAGGGCGACATCGTGCTCGCCGGCCTGCACTACGGTCGCGTGCGTGCGCTGATCAACGAGCTCGGCCAGCAGGTCGACGACGCCGGTCCGGCCATGCCGGTCGAGATCCAGGGCCTGGACGGCACCCCGGAAGCGGGTGACGACTTCATGGTCCTCGACGACGAGAAGAAGGCCCGCGAGGTCGCCAACTTCCGTCAGGGCAAGTACCGCGAGGTGCGCCTGGCTCGCCAGCAGAAGGCCAAGCTGGAGAACATGTTCTCCCAGATGGGCCAGGAAGAGGTCGCCAAGGTCAACATCGTCCTCAAGGCCGACGTCCAGGGCTCCCTGGAGGCCATCAAGGGCGCGCTCGAAGAGCTGTCGACCGACGAAGTGCAGGTCGCCGTGGTGTCCTCCGGCGTGGGCGGTATCACCGGTACCGACGCCAACCTGGCGCTCGCCAGTGACGCCATCGTGGTCGGCTTCAACGTGCGTGCCGACGCCGCCGCTCGCGAGATCATCGAGCGCGAGGGTCTCGACCTGCGCTACTACAGCGTCATCTACCAGCTGATCGACGAGGTCAAGCAGGCGATGAGCGGCATGCTCGCGCCGGAGTGGAAGGAAGAGATCGTCGGCGTGGCCGAGGTTCGCGACGTCTTCAAGGCACCGAAGATCGGCGCCGTCGCCGGCTGCATGGTGGTCGAGGGCACCGTCTATCGCCACAAGAAGATCCGCGTGCTGCGCGAGAACGTGGTGATCTACGAGGGCGAGCTCGAGTCCCTGCGCCGCTACAAGGACGACGTCAACGAGGTTCGCAACGGTATCGAGTGCGGTATCGGCGTGAAGAACTACAACGACGTCCAGGTCGGCGACAAGATCGAGGTCTTCGATCAGGTCAAGGTCGAGCGGACGCTCTGA
- the nusA gene encoding transcription termination factor NusA gives MSKEILAVVDAISNEKGVPREVIFEAVEAALASASRKRFEDEEASVRVHIDRITGDYETFRRWEVVEDDDFDGPDAQIKLSYAERRDPPLGLGDVVEEQIENAAFGRIAAQTAKQVIVQKVREAERAEVVRLYADREGELVAGIVKKTTRDGLIIDLGENAEAFLPRSEMIPGERYRMNERVRALLTKVDPEARGAQLILSRTCPELIIELFSIEVPEIAEQLIEIKGAARDPGSRAKIAVKTNDRRIDPVGACVGMRGSRVQAVSTELQNERVDIVLWDDNPAQLVINAMAPADVASILVDEDSHAMDVAVAEDNLAQAIGRSGQNVRLASELTGWRLNVMTEADAEAKRDQEVDSLVEHFIHHLDIDDDVARLLVEEGFTSLEEVAYVPAEEMLEIEEFDEDLVEELRARAKDELLNLAIASEEELDGAEPADDLLEMDGMERHLAYILASRGIKTMEDLAEQSVDDLTDIEELDEERAAALIMTARAPWFESEQ, from the coding sequence ATGAGTAAAGAGATTCTGGCGGTCGTCGACGCGATCTCCAACGAAAAGGGTGTCCCCCGCGAGGTAATCTTCGAGGCCGTCGAGGCGGCGCTGGCCAGCGCGTCACGCAAGCGCTTCGAGGACGAAGAAGCCAGCGTGCGGGTTCATATCGACCGCATCACCGGCGACTACGAGACGTTCCGCCGCTGGGAGGTCGTCGAGGACGACGACTTCGACGGCCCGGACGCCCAGATCAAGCTGAGCTATGCCGAGCGTCGCGATCCGCCGCTGGGCCTCGGTGACGTGGTCGAGGAACAGATCGAGAACGCCGCCTTCGGTCGCATCGCGGCCCAGACCGCCAAGCAGGTCATCGTGCAGAAGGTGCGCGAGGCCGAGCGGGCCGAGGTGGTGCGCCTCTATGCCGACCGCGAGGGCGAGCTGGTCGCCGGCATCGTCAAGAAGACGACACGCGATGGCCTGATCATCGACCTCGGCGAGAACGCCGAGGCCTTCCTGCCGCGCAGCGAGATGATCCCGGGCGAGCGCTACCGCATGAACGAGCGCGTCCGCGCGCTGCTGACCAAGGTCGATCCGGAGGCCCGCGGCGCCCAGCTGATCCTGTCGCGGACCTGCCCCGAGCTGATCATCGAACTGTTCAGCATCGAGGTGCCGGAAATCGCCGAGCAGCTCATCGAGATCAAGGGCGCGGCCCGCGATCCGGGCTCGCGGGCCAAGATCGCGGTCAAGACCAACGACCGCCGCATCGACCCGGTCGGCGCCTGCGTGGGCATGCGCGGTTCCCGGGTCCAGGCGGTGTCCACCGAGCTCCAGAACGAGCGCGTGGACATCGTGCTGTGGGACGACAACCCGGCCCAGCTGGTGATCAACGCCATGGCGCCGGCGGATGTCGCCTCGATTCTCGTCGACGAGGATTCCCACGCCATGGACGTGGCGGTCGCCGAGGACAACCTGGCCCAGGCCATCGGCCGTAGCGGCCAGAACGTGCGCCTGGCCTCCGAGCTCACCGGGTGGCGTCTCAACGTCATGACCGAAGCCGACGCCGAGGCCAAGCGCGACCAGGAGGTCGATAGCCTGGTCGAGCATTTCATCCATCACCTGGACATCGACGACGACGTGGCACGCCTGCTCGTCGAGGAAGGCTTCACCTCCCTGGAGGAGGTCGCCTATGTCCCGGCGGAGGAAATGCTGGAGATCGAAGAGTTCGACGAGGATCTCGTCGAGGAGCTGCGCGCTCGTGCCAAGGACGAGCTGCTGAACCTGGCCATCGCTTCCGAAGAGGAGCTCGACGGTGCCGAACCGGCCGACGACCTGCTTGAAATGGACGGCATGGAGCGTCACCTGGCCTATATCCTGGCCAGCCGGGGCATCAAGACCATGGAGGACCTCGCCGAACAGTCCGTCGACGATTTGACGGATATCGAGGAACTGGACGAGGAGCGCGCCGCGGCACTGATCATGACTGCCCGTGCGCCTTGGTTCGAGAGCGAACAGTAA
- the rimP gene encoding ribosome maturation factor RimP, translating into MATKDAALHALIEPVVSAMGFELWGIDYLSQGKHSRLVIYIDHADGVSVDDCADVSRQVSAVFDVEDPVSGEYRLEVSSPGMDRPLFTLEQFARYAGHKVAVKLRVPFDGRRKFQGLLAGVENDEVLVRLDDEEYCFPIESIDQARVVPQFED; encoded by the coding sequence GTGGCAACCAAGGATGCTGCGCTGCACGCGCTGATCGAACCGGTGGTCTCGGCCATGGGGTTCGAGCTGTGGGGCATCGACTATCTGTCCCAGGGCAAACACTCTCGTCTGGTGATCTACATCGATCACGCCGATGGCGTGAGCGTGGATGATTGCGCCGACGTCAGCCGCCAGGTCAGTGCGGTGTTCGACGTCGAGGATCCCGTCAGCGGTGAATATCGGCTCGAGGTGTCCTCTCCGGGGATGGATCGCCCCCTGTTCACCCTCGAGCAGTTCGCGCGCTATGCCGGCCACAAGGTGGCGGTGAAGCTGCGGGTGCCGTTCGATGGGCGGCGCAAGTTTCAGGGCCTGCTGGCCGGCGTCGAGAACGATGAGGTGCTGGTGCGGCTCGACGACGAGGAATACTGCTTTCCCATCGAGAGCATCGATCAGGCGCGGGTCGTGCCGCAGTTCGAAGACTGA
- the secG gene encoding preprotein translocase subunit SecG, translating to MQVAILMIHVAIAIALVVLILLQQGKGADAGASFGGGASQTVFGSSGSGNFLSRATGLLAAAFFVTSLALAYFASQAGQAPEETGIPDAELVEQQQNAVPSLDEGSSGMDNTAPVLEDSGSN from the coding sequence ATGCAAGTTGCCATTCTCATGATCCATGTGGCGATCGCCATCGCCCTGGTCGTCCTGATCCTGCTGCAGCAGGGCAAGGGCGCCGACGCCGGTGCCTCCTTCGGTGGCGGTGCCTCCCAGACCGTGTTCGGCTCCAGCGGCAGCGGCAATTTCCTGTCGCGCGCCACCGGGCTGCTGGCCGCGGCCTTCTTCGTCACCTCCCTGGCCCTGGCGTATTTCGCCTCCCAGGCCGGTCAGGCGCCGGAAGAGACGGGCATTCCCGATGCCGAGCTGGTCGAACAGCAGCAAAATGCCGTGCCGTCCCTTGACGAAGGGTCATCGGGTATGGATAATACTGCGCCAGTGCTAGAGGATAGCGGCAGCAACTGA
- the tpiA gene encoding triose-phosphate isomerase, protein MPTPLIAGNWKMNGSRALVDDFGRAFGDAELPENVAVALMVPFPYLDAASRAFEGTPLALGAQTLSDRPSGAFTGEVSGEMLRDCGARMVLVGHSERRTLFGEDDDAVLARVRAALDLGLAPVLCLGETLEERDAGRTEAVVLGQLEAVFDALGADERARLVLAYEPVWAIGTGRTATPAQAQAVHGAIRARLARYDAGLAADTQVLYGGSMKAANAAELLAQPDIDGGLIGGASLNVDEFLAICQSAG, encoded by the coding sequence ATGCCTACGCCGCTGATCGCCGGCAACTGGAAGATGAACGGGTCCCGCGCGCTGGTCGACGACTTCGGTCGTGCCTTCGGCGATGCCGAGCTGCCGGAGAACGTGGCGGTGGCGCTGATGGTGCCTTTCCCTTATCTGGACGCCGCGAGTCGCGCTTTCGAGGGCACGCCGCTGGCCCTCGGCGCCCAGACGCTGAGCGACCGGCCTTCCGGGGCCTTCACCGGCGAGGTCAGCGGCGAGATGCTGCGCGACTGCGGCGCCCGGATGGTGCTGGTCGGCCACTCCGAGCGGCGCACGCTGTTCGGCGAGGACGATGACGCCGTGCTGGCCCGCGTGCGTGCCGCGCTCGACCTGGGGCTCGCCCCGGTGCTGTGCCTGGGCGAGACCCTCGAGGAGCGCGATGCCGGCCGCACCGAGGCGGTGGTGCTCGGTCAGCTCGAGGCGGTGTTCGATGCGCTCGGCGCGGACGAGCGCGCCCGGCTGGTGCTCGCCTACGAGCCGGTGTGGGCCATCGGCACCGGCCGCACCGCGACACCGGCGCAGGCCCAGGCGGTCCACGGCGCCATCCGGGCGCGTCTTGCGCGCTACGACGCCGGGCTCGCCGCCGATACCCAGGTGCTCTACGGCGGCAGCATGAAGGCCGCCAACGCCGCCGAGCTGCTCGCGCAGCCGGACATCGACGGCGGTCTCATTGGCGGCGCTTCCCTGAACGTCGACGAATTCCTAGCCATTTGCCAGTCAGCAGGTTGA
- the glmM gene encoding phosphoglucosamine mutase, whose amino-acid sequence MTRRYFGTDGIRGTVGEPPITADFMLKLGWATGRVLAEKGGRPRVVIGKDTRISGYMFESALEAGLSAAGVDVILLGPMPTPGIAYLTRAFRASAGIVISASHNPFADNGIKFFSAAGTKLGDAVEERIEAMLEEPLTTVAPDALGKVRRADDAAGRYIEFCKSTIPDRVDLHGLKVVIDCAHGATYHIAPSVFRELDARVEVIGAEPDGLNINHEVGSTHPAALRAAVIRSGADLGVAFDGDGDRVLMVDAEGREIDGDDILYMIARDRHSRGELGGGVVGTLMSNFGLAAALETMGVPFERAKVGDRYVMERLDANGWQLGGESSGHIVCGHVQTTGDGIVSALQVLAIMVREGKPLGRLLDGLEKAPQALVNVRLTPGTDARALMDEASLKSAVAAVEAELGDQGRVLLRPSGTEPLIRVMVEGRPHLDVDGLARRLAADVEGLLT is encoded by the coding sequence ATGACTAGGCGCTATTTCGGGACCGACGGCATTCGCGGCACGGTGGGCGAGCCGCCCATCACCGCCGACTTCATGCTCAAGCTGGGCTGGGCCACTGGCCGGGTGCTGGCGGAGAAGGGCGGGCGGCCGCGGGTGGTGATCGGCAAGGACACCCGTATCTCCGGCTACATGTTCGAGTCGGCCCTGGAGGCCGGCCTGTCGGCCGCCGGGGTCGACGTGATCCTGCTCGGCCCGATGCCGACCCCGGGCATCGCCTACCTGACGCGGGCCTTCCGCGCCAGCGCCGGGATCGTCATCTCGGCCTCGCACAACCCCTTCGCCGACAACGGCATCAAGTTCTTCTCCGCCGCCGGCACCAAGCTCGGTGATGCCGTCGAGGAACGCATCGAGGCCATGCTCGAGGAGCCGCTGACCACGGTGGCACCCGATGCCCTGGGCAAGGTGCGGCGTGCCGACGACGCCGCCGGCCGCTACATCGAGTTCTGCAAGTCGACCATTCCCGATCGCGTCGACCTGCACGGCCTGAAGGTGGTGATCGACTGCGCTCACGGCGCCACCTATCACATCGCGCCCAGCGTGTTCCGCGAGCTGGACGCCAGGGTCGAGGTGATCGGCGCCGAGCCGGACGGTCTCAACATCAACCACGAGGTCGGCTCCACCCATCCCGCCGCGCTGCGCGCCGCGGTGATCCGCAGCGGCGCCGACCTGGGCGTGGCCTTCGACGGCGACGGCGACCGGGTGCTGATGGTCGACGCCGAGGGGCGCGAGATCGACGGCGACGACATCCTCTACATGATCGCCCGCGATCGCCACTCCCGCGGCGAGCTCGGCGGCGGCGTGGTCGGCACCCTGATGAGCAACTTCGGCCTGGCCGCCGCGCTGGAGACGATGGGCGTGCCCTTCGAGCGGGCCAAGGTCGGCGACCGCTACGTCATGGAGCGCCTGGACGCCAACGGCTGGCAGCTCGGCGGCGAATCGTCGGGGCATATCGTCTGCGGTCACGTCCAGACCACCGGCGACGGCATCGTCTCCGCCCTGCAGGTGCTGGCCATCATGGTGCGCGAGGGCAAGCCGCTGGGGCGGCTGCTCGACGGGCTGGAGAAGGCGCCCCAGGCGCTGGTCAACGTGCGCCTGACGCCAGGCACCGACGCCCGGGCGCTGATGGATGAGGCCTCGCTCAAGTCCGCGGTGGCCGCCGTCGAGGCCGAGCTCGGCGACCAGGGGCGGGTGCTGCTGCGCCCCTCCGGTACCGAGCCGCTGATCCGGGTGATGGTCGAAGGGCGGCCGCACCTGGACGTCGACGGCCTGGCTCGTCGCCTGGCGGCCGACGTCGAGGGGCTGCTGACCTAG
- the folP gene encoding dihydropteroate synthase, which yields MHNSVPTSLQCGRQRLDLSFPRVMGILNVTPDSFSDGGRHNALDDALRRAERMLAEGAAIIDVGGESTRPGAAAVPVQQELDRVVPVVEALVREFDALVSADTSAPEVMTASAEAGAGLLNDVRNLRREGALRAAAASGLPVCVMHMLGEPGDMQDAPCYEVPVEEAVADFLERRVAECEAAGLRRERLILDPGFGFAKSVEHNLRLLHRMERLEALGLPLLVGMSRKSMIGKVLDRPVEERLHGGLALSALAVERGARILRVHDVAPHVDAINMAWAVLKEGCDHD from the coding sequence ATGCACAACAGCGTTCCCACTTCCCTGCAGTGTGGCCGGCAGCGGCTCGACCTCTCCTTTCCCCGCGTGATGGGGATCCTCAACGTCACTCCCGACTCCTTCTCCGACGGCGGTCGGCACAACGCCCTCGACGACGCCCTGCGGCGCGCCGAGCGGATGCTGGCCGAGGGGGCGGCGATCATCGACGTGGGCGGCGAGTCCACGCGTCCCGGCGCCGCGGCGGTGCCGGTGCAGCAGGAGCTCGATCGTGTGGTGCCGGTGGTCGAGGCGCTGGTGCGCGAGTTCGATGCCCTGGTCTCGGCTGACACCAGCGCCCCCGAGGTGATGACCGCCTCGGCCGAGGCCGGCGCCGGACTGCTCAACGACGTGCGCAACCTGCGTCGCGAGGGCGCCCTGCGCGCCGCCGCCGCCAGCGGCCTGCCGGTGTGCGTGATGCACATGCTCGGCGAGCCCGGCGACATGCAGGACGCGCCCTGCTATGAGGTGCCGGTGGAGGAGGCGGTGGCCGACTTCCTCGAGCGCCGGGTGGCGGAGTGCGAGGCCGCCGGCCTGCGTCGCGAGCGGCTGATTCTCGATCCCGGCTTCGGCTTCGCCAAGAGCGTCGAGCACAACCTGCGCCTGCTCCATCGCATGGAGCGTCTGGAGGCGCTCGGCCTGCCGCTGCTGGTGGGCATGTCGCGCAAGAGCATGATCGGCAAGGTGCTGGATCGTCCGGTGGAGGAGCGGCTCCACGGCGGACTGGCGCTGTCGGCCCTGGCCGTCGAGCGCGGCGCACGGATTCTTCGCGTCCATGACGTGGCGCCCCACGTGGATGCGATCAACATGGCCTGGGCCGTACTCAAGGAGGGTTGCGACCATGACTAG
- the ftsH gene encoding ATP-dependent zinc metalloprotease FtsH, with protein sequence MNDMAKNLILWLVIAAVLLTVFNNFSVENTPQTMNYSQFVEQVQNEQVRSVTIDGYTINGERKDGSQFQTIRPAAEDPKLMDDLLAHDVTVIGQEPEQQSLWTRLLIASFPILLILAIFMFFMRQMQGGGGGKGGPMSFGKSKAKLLSQDQIKTTFADVAGCDEAKEEVEELVDFLRDPTKFQRLGGTIPRGVLMVGPPGTGKTLLAKSIAGEAKVPFFSISGSDFVEMFVGVGASRVRDMFEQAKKQAPCIIFIDEIDAVGRSRGAGMGGGNDEREQTLNQLLVEMDGFEANEGIIVIAATNRPDVLDPALLRPGRFDRQVTVPLPDIRGREHILNVHLRKVPLGDDVKPSLIARGTPGFSGADLANLVNEAALFSARRNKRLVGMEELELAKDKIMMGAERRSMVMTEKDKLNTAYHESGHAIIGLVMPEHDPVYKVTIIPRGRALGVTMFLPEEDRYSLSRQQIISQICSLYGGRLAEEMTLGPNGVTTGASNDIKRATELAHNLVAKWGLSEEMGPIMYDEDESHQFLGGPGQSGGKLKSGETVTKLDKEVRRIIDECYAQAKQILEDNRDKLDAMAEALVQYETIDADQLKDIMDGRTPRPPKGWDDDGPGPGAPIGEAPQEDAKGDDGDDEEESSGRRPSDPLGGPAGS encoded by the coding sequence TTGAACGACATGGCGAAGAACCTGATTCTGTGGTTGGTCATCGCGGCGGTGCTGCTGACGGTGTTCAACAACTTCAGCGTCGAGAATACACCGCAGACGATGAACTATTCCCAGTTCGTCGAGCAGGTGCAGAACGAGCAGGTCCGGAGCGTGACCATCGATGGCTATACCATCAATGGCGAGCGCAAGGACGGCTCCCAGTTCCAGACCATCCGCCCGGCGGCGGAAGATCCCAAGCTGATGGATGATCTGCTGGCCCACGACGTCACCGTGATCGGCCAGGAGCCCGAGCAGCAGAGCCTGTGGACGCGGCTGCTGATCGCCAGCTTCCCGATCCTGCTGATCCTCGCCATCTTCATGTTCTTCATGCGCCAGATGCAGGGGGGCGGTGGCGGCAAGGGCGGCCCGATGAGCTTCGGCAAGTCCAAGGCCAAGCTGCTGTCCCAGGACCAGATCAAGACCACCTTCGCCGACGTGGCCGGCTGCGACGAGGCCAAGGAGGAGGTCGAGGAGCTGGTCGACTTCCTGCGCGATCCGACCAAGTTCCAGCGCCTGGGCGGCACCATCCCCCGCGGCGTGCTGATGGTCGGCCCGCCCGGTACCGGCAAGACGCTGCTGGCCAAGTCGATCGCCGGCGAGGCCAAGGTGCCGTTCTTCTCGATCTCCGGCTCCGACTTCGTCGAGATGTTCGTCGGCGTGGGCGCCTCGCGCGTGCGCGACATGTTCGAGCAGGCCAAGAAGCAGGCGCCCTGCATCATCTTCATCGACGAAATCGATGCCGTGGGCCGCTCGCGTGGCGCCGGCATGGGTGGCGGCAACGACGAGCGCGAGCAGACCCTGAACCAGCTGCTGGTCGAGATGGACGGCTTCGAGGCCAACGAGGGCATCATCGTCATCGCCGCCACCAACCGTCCCGACGTGCTCGACCCGGCGCTGCTGCGTCCGGGCCGCTTCGACCGCCAGGTCACCGTGCCGCTGCCCGACATCCGCGGTCGTGAGCACATCCTCAACGTGCACCTGCGCAAGGTGCCGCTGGGCGACGACGTCAAGCCGTCGCTGATCGCCCGCGGTACCCCGGGCTTCTCCGGCGCCGACCTGGCCAACCTGGTCAACGAGGCGGCACTGTTCTCGGCCCGTCGCAACAAGCGCCTGGTGGGCATGGAGGAGCTGGAGCTGGCCAAGGACAAGATCATGATGGGCGCCGAGCGCCGTTCCATGGTCATGACCGAGAAGGACAAGCTCAATACCGCCTATCACGAATCGGGCCACGCCATCATCGGCCTGGTGATGCCCGAGCACGACCCGGTCTACAAGGTCACCATCATCCCGCGCGGCCGCGCGCTGGGCGTGACCATGTTCCTCCCCGAGGAGGATCGCTACAGCCTGTCGCGTCAGCAGATCATCAGCCAGATCTGCTCGCTGTACGGCGGCCGTCTCGCCGAGGAGATGACGCTGGGCCCGAACGGCGTGACCACCGGGGCCTCCAACGACATCAAGCGCGCCACCGAGCTGGCCCACAATCTGGTGGCCAAGTGGGGCCTGTCCGAGGAAATGGGCCCGATCATGTACGACGAGGACGAGTCCCACCAGTTCCTCGGCGGCCCGGGCCAGAGCGGCGGCAAGCTCAAGTCCGGCGAGACGGTCACCAAGCTCGACAAGGAAGTGCGTCGCATCATCGACGAGTGCTACGCCCAGGCCAAGCAGATCCTCGAGGACAACCGCGACAAGCTGGATGCCATGGCCGAGGCGCTGGTGCAGTACGAGACCATCGACGCCGACCAGCTCAAGGACATCATGGACGGCCGCACCCCGCGTCCGCCCAAGGGCTGGGATGACGACGGCCCCGGCCCCGGTGCGCCGATCGGCGAGGCGCCCCAGGAGGATGCCAAGGGCGATGACGGCGACGACGAGGAGGAATCCTCGGGCCGCCGTCCCTCCGACCCCCTCGGTGGTCCGGCCGGCAGCTGA